The DNA window CTTTGATTGATGAGTTGAAATTGTTGTGGTCTgatggggtagaaacatgggaCATTTCTCGtaaacaaaatttcaacatgTGTGCTActttaatgtggactattaatgattttcctgcCTATGGAATGCTATCTGGATGGATGACAGTTGGAAAGTTAGCATGTCCCTACTGTATGGAAGATACTAAATCATTCACAGTAAAACATGGCCGAAAAAATTCACGGTTTGATTGTCACGTCGGTTCTTGCCACCTGATCATGAGTTTAGGAGAAAGAAATAtgcatttaaaaagaataaaactgaACGAGATGGTCCACCCCCAATATTAACGGGTGATGATATTTGGGAAAGGGTTCAAAAATTTCCAAAGGTAACTGAGGAACCACCGTACAAATTTGATGGGTATGGTGTTGCACATAATTGGACTAAATAGAGTATATTCTGGGAGTTACCttattggaaagataatttgcTTAGACATAATCTTGGTGTCATGCATattgaaaagaattattttgataatcTGTTCAACACTGTAATGGATGTAATTGGCAAGACAAAAGATAATGTTAAGGCTAGACTTAACTTACCAGAACATTATAGACGATCGGAGTTGCATTTACAGGAGTCTGCCAACAACAAGTTACCTAAGCCCAAGGCTAGTTATTCATTCACAATGGAACAAAAGAGAAGAATTTGTGAGTGGGTGGAAAGCTTGAAAATGCCAGATGGATATGCCTCAAATTTGGGAAAGAGGGTTGACATTGAGCGTGGAATATTACATAGGATGAAAAGTCACGACTATCATGTTTTCATGGAACAATTACTTTCGATTGCTTTTTGTGGATTGCCTGAAAACATATGGAAATCAATGGCAGAGATCAGTTTGTTCTTCAAAGACTTGTGTTCCAGCACATTGAGAGTAGAGAATGTGGTTCGGATGGCCAAAAATATAGTTGTTATTAGTAATAAGTTGGAGAAGATTCTTCCACCTGGGTTCTTTGATGTGATGGAACATCTTCCTATTCACCTTGTTCAGGAAGCTCTACTGGGAGGTCCAGTTCAATATAGGTGGATGTATCCTTTTGAGCGGTAAGTAACTATAACACAtttattcttatttcataaatcgtttatatatcttttgaaattatatatctaatataaaattttacaagAGCATTGGCAAGTCTAAAAGGGGTATTAAGAATAAACATAGGGTGGATGGTTGTATGGTTCAAGTATATCTAGCTAAAGAAAGATCCCACTTTTGTTCTTACTACTTTGATGATTATGTGTCGTGTTTGAGAAACATACCTAATCGACATAATGTTACTGGGAATGATCCTGTAGTACAATCATTATCAATCTTCAACCAaccgggtaagggttcaaaaaAGCGTATATTGCACAAACTTAccgaaaaggagaaaaaatctGCAGAGCATCATGTCTTGTTGAATTGTCCAAAAGTCCAACCCTTCTTAGAGTAAGAATATTAAATATGTAAACAACATATATTCAACTCCGATTTTATTAAGGAAACTAATTGTATTTCAATGTGATTCTACAGTTATTTTGTGTGCCAATATGGTCATGATCAAGTGTTTCCATCATTTACAATGTGGTATACTAATTGAGTAAGTGTTGTAATATATACACCTATTAAGAGATTAGTGTACTCTTCTTTCTACTAACATTGCTTTTAATTTACTAACCATATATAGGTCTACAATTCAGAAAATGCCGCTacatttgatcaatttttcaaGGATATTTCTTGGGGACCGATTACAGTTCACACAATGTCCCAATATAACGtaaatggttttaaatttgCCATAGAGAAATACTCAAAGAATAAGAAAACTAATAATAGTGGTGTTTGGGTTAAAGGTGATGATGAAAATcaaaatgagaatgttgattaTTTTGGCATCCTATAGGAGATTCTAGAGTTGGAGTATTCGGGTTGGCCAATTAAAAGAATAGTACTTTTTCAATGCAAGTGGTTTGATCCAACTTCAAGAGGTACGAGGGAGCTTAAGCAACATAATATCATTGAGGTCAAGCACACTAGGAAGTATGAGGcttatgatccttttattattaCACAAAATGCTAAGCAAGTGTACTATGCTCCTTATCCGTTGCGTAGGGATAAGTCTGATTGGTGGGTtgtaatcaaaacaaaaccAATGGGGCGAGTGCAAGTTGAGAATGAATTGGATGTTgcaaatcaaaatgaaatatcaagtgTTCATCAAGTAGTGGATGCTGAGTTAGAAATGAATTTGGAGCATCCTGATCACATTTTAGAAGAAGTTAATAGAGAAGAGTTAGATATGCCAACAAATATggaggaggatgaggaggaAACTTTCGAAGAGGATGAATGGATAGATGAGGAGGAAACTTCCGAAGATGATGCATGTGAATGGATAGATGATGAAGAAACTTCCGAAGAGGATGAATAACAATTTGtatgtttagttggtggatttttagctattcatatttgagtatactttatattttagtagttttaactTTTGTTTGACATTGTGAAAGACTATTTAGTAGTTTTAAcgtttcttgcaagatcgatttgtgttcatctagtgttgatattaagctttaatttaggaataatgtgtttgttaagcataagtaccaacactagttgatcctattgataacaaaattgattttcttgcaagatcgatttgtgtccatctagtgttgacacttagctcaATTAATGACAAGTAGCTCATGAGTCATGGCAAAGAATCCTTAGAATTGCAAAGTTTGATACATAGAAAAGAGTTCAATCTCACAAGTTACAGTTCAATGTAAGCCTCTTACATTGATTTTTAAGTAATGTAGGTAGATATTCTAAAACATGTGAACACACATTCCCTTTATTGATCATTGAATTTGCAGAAATTGAGTGATGTGACTGGAAATGGAGAAAAAGAGTTTAGGGACAATATTACCACTTCTCTGAAATATAACTTGTAAATTGAACAACATTGCAATAGTTTTCAAAAGCAATTCCAAAAGCCAAAAAAGTTAAACATAAGCTAAAGTGAAATGCCCCAAGGGAAAGATAAATAACAATTTGTATGTTTAGTTGGTAGATTTTTAGCTATTCATATTTGagtatactttatattttagtagttttagcgTTTGTTCAACATTGTGAAAGACTATTTGGATTAAGCCTTATGTTATGACaactttgtttgatatatttgttcgacattgtgacattattttgtactactttgttttaattattatatttaattgataatgaTGGTAGATACAGACAagggtaaataaaaaaaatccgctaatccaaaaaagaaatttaaggcCAATGCTATTAGAAGGCCCACTGGGGTCGTGATATCTGATGAGCCCTCTCgagttaatatttcaaaacGAGCCTCAGTTTCAACTACTCACTTGGCACACCAATCACATAATGCCTCTACTCATGTGGCTCCACAATCTGGTTATACTATATCTGCACTCACTGTGGTACCTAGTTCGGGTAACCAAACATTCCAGGGCTATTCACATCTTGGTCGTGGGTCTACCATACCATCAGCTAGTGCTAGTCAGTGCAATAGTTTGAATTGTAATAGTGGATCAATTGGACTTTCCAATCTTCATCTTGAATCCAATGGCTCAGAGCCTAATACTCCCACCACCCAGCACTCAGATGCACATGGTCCTCAGCCAGGCAATAGAGACAATTTACGGAGACTCGTCATCGAGCCATTAGGATACAAGTATGATTTAATTACGTTTcatctttcatttatttatttatattttaattgattgattattttttgtttactctACTTTGTCAATGAACTCGTATTTCAGCTTACGGCCGGATGTGGGTATGGCaaagattattttaaagtgcATCGAAACTCACTATAATGGTGTGTACCCGAATTGGAGTTCGATTCCACTTAACACCCAAGGGCAGATGTTCAACGAATTTAAGGTAAGAATGTATATCAATTAAATTCACATCATATACATTTAAATTCGCTATTCATTTgaacaataaatatttagttattttttattatagaaaTATTATGTATGGGCTCCCGAACATGAGGAAGACGTTCAAGTGAACTTCAAACTTAAAGCTTCAAAGTTGCTTTCTAGCACATTTTGTGACTGTCGGAGAAAAAACAGAATTCCTAAGTTTATGTTACCAGATCGATGGGCTCTGTTACTGGAACATTGGAGTActgatgaaaaatttaaaaagaggagTGAGATTGGGAAGATAGCTCGCGCATCAGAAAAGGGAGGCTCTTTGCACACTGGTGGAGCTATTAGCCAGGTTACTAGGAAGAAAAGAATGGTATACtttcttaatttagtaaaataatttttttcttttttgataagtaGTTTTTGGAGATTAATTAGATCACattctatatatgttatttgcaggAAAAGAGTTGGGTAGGCTGGTACCTGTAGAAGAGATGTTCAAGGTTACTCACGTCAAGAAGAGTATGAACCCcacagaagaagaaagatggattGAGCCACATGCTCAAGAAACATATGTAAGAACTCCATTCAAactaaatctttttttcttttccttgtatATATTACATTCATATTCGTAGAGTTCTTTGTTTAAATTACAGGATAGGTATATACGAATATCTCAGGAATATCGTAGTACTTTACCTCTTGAGAGTCGGGACTGACCATTTACACAAGAAGAAAACGAGAATCTTTGGAAACAGAGTGCTAGTGAACTGATTAGAGGTTCAGTCTATAGCTATCCAAAAAAGGCGTATCAGAAGAAGAAGTCTTGGTATTGTGGTTCATCTTCCTCAAGCTTCAATGGCGGGGATAGAGAGACAATATCTGCAATGGAGAGTAACAAAGCTTATCTCAATGCCGAGCTTGTTGTTGTAGccgaaagagagaagaagagagaagaaagagagaggaagagagaggAGGAGATTGCGACAGCAAAGGAGGTAGAGAACAAGAGGTATGCAGCCTTTCAGGCccaactaacttttctttttgaatcaggAAATATTCTTCCTCCATGTCCGGGCAGCAGTGATGGATCTGTTCAGGAAggtgatgagaatgataaggagagtgagggtgatgagGAGTAGTTGTAACTATTTGGcattttagacttctatatttttggaattgtttaatttgattgtattttagtttattttgaagttggatgaagtttattttgaaatagtttaatgtatatgttgaaaatattatgttgttttggttggatgaagtttatttggctttgggttgttttggtataaatatgcaggtgggcaactaaaaattgcagcaatttgCTGCCTGTTTTGTAACAgaaaaccgacctccggagatcagaatttcaaaaataaaaaataaaagtaccgacctctggaggtcgaaatttcaacattacaaaaataaaaataccgacctctggaggttggaattttaaaagtagaaaaataaaaatactgacctccggaggtcggaatttcaacattacaaaaataaaaataccgacctccggaggtcagaatttcaacattacaaaaataaaaataccgacctccggaggtcggaatttcaacattacaaaagtaaaattactgacctccggaggtcggaatttcaacattacaaaaataaattattgaccTCTGGAGggcgaaattttaaaaatacaaaaataaaaataccgacctccggaggtcgaaattttaaaaatacagaaataaaaataccgacctccggaggtcagaatttcaacattacaaaaataaaaataccgatctccggaggtcagaatttcaacattacaaaaataaaaataccgacctctggatgTCGGTATTCCAATTCTGACCTCAGGAAAtcggaaataataatatatgaattttttgacataaaataaaaactgaccTCAAGAGTtcagtaaataccgacctccagaggtcagtattgaatagcgaccaagctttttccgacctaagttaggatgtcggttttaggtcggtattttaggaaataccgacctccggaggtcagtatttgtaggtcggtattcactatttttttagtagtgattcttcaagaaccttgttcttccaagtatgtaaggctatcatagtgttggactagttcgtcctcacgtcttatatctactttcaaattagtaaaagagtaatctaggattctatccctagatttgagtattcttgagataagttgatttgagttctagagttcttgtttctttttgaaattctattcctaattattgaattgctatatgttatgcattaaaattcttgagttgatttgtttatatttatattcCATCATGAAccttatgaattgagtatttttttgaGGAGAAATATCGTTGAGTTATAAGTTTCAAGttcttgagtccttgagttcttgagtctttgagttcttgagtcttGAGTTCTAAGTACTGAGTTTCCTTATTGCTATTAAGATtcctgagttgagtcgttcatgtccataattccacatgaaccctatgatttgagttacaaattttgaaaactttttaaagccaacacttgagttcttaaactgagttttgagaagtaaagatgagttttgagaaaagagtttctaaaatatattagtatgacaatcaagtatgccatcaatgtatgagcaatATGTTACTTATATATACCAtgaatgtttatgcagtatgacttcctgagtcatcaatgatcatattaaaatatgactttgatatgtttttgagaaagagttttcaagtatgaattgagtaggagtataagggaactatgtattcccagaggtatcaatttttacattgataaaagagaaactgagatttctaaatgagttatgagttcaaaagatatttcaagagagttacctcttttaagagggtagtttgagcaattatctcaaatcagaggaacagttatgtttttaaacatatgaggatgaattatatatattattgggagtagtattaagcaccgatatggagatgagttcagacaactcaaaattctCATAAACCATATATGTCAACATGGATAAaggatcatattttttaaatgattccttattgcttttaagcataacttagtgatccacttagttgagacgTTCTATACTccgacaaggtatatgacagttctggcagcgtggatgagacgttgtatcatcacgtagctcatagtgatggttgtcggttagagattctcctaatagagttaaagtgtatttttatatatcacttattatgttgagttcagagatgagaaggtattttgtaaagttttaaatgatttaacttctttatttctttacattcggttgagtatatatttatatctatgCAACCCTTTTATTCAAGTATTTAttattcagctatattacatactcgtacattcaatgtactgatgacATTTGACCTACAttttttaatgatgcagatacatgtactTAGGATCCTCAATAAgagtctgttgagatcacttcgTCTGCTCGCCGGTTTTTGAGTAAGTCCTCATTTCTTTCGGAGGACTccagttttatgagttgttagtagtagttcTTTTGAGGAGTCGTGGGTCTTATCCCAACACTCATGTTTGTACATTAGAGTCTTCATAGGTAaacagttttggagagtctttcagtttcaaatgctttatttaaaactaatgtttcatactcagtatattcagcAAACTTTTGAGATTTATTACACTTTTTTAAAACGATTCTTTAAATTTGATGCTTATGCAtgtttgagttagtcttccgcttgtagtcagccaggatgagggttcgcttggggaccaacaatggttctcgagtgtcggccacgtctaggatgtaggctcggggtgtgacagaTTATTTTGcaaagtattattattattgcacCTAAGTGTTTTTCGACAGTTGAGTTAACTATTTACTTGAGTTTGAATGttataaattctattttaaagcTTCTTCATTCTTGAGTAAGTCTTTCACTAAATAGTCAGTCAGgctaagggttcgcttagggatcagaaatggttctcgagtgccgcccacgtctagggtgtaggctcagggagTGACACTACTAAAGATTTGAGTCCTAATTAACGGATGAGCCTTCATCCCTAAATCTGTTCGGTGCTACGTAAAGCTCTCAAAATAACACATGTTGATAAGCTGAAAACAATACTAATTTCAATATACTGAACGATGTTGATAAACTAATAATTCTGAGTAACTCATGAATATTGATTATCTAAAAGTATTCTAAATCATGAAAACTGATAATATGAGACATGTAACTAAAATAACATAATTCTAATACACGAAGATATTTGTGCTCTGAGGGTTCATAGAAATACTATATGAAACTACTGAATTACGGTTTGAAAATACATAGTTAAACTATTCATGAAGGAGACCGaaacataatgaaaaattatgCCTTACTTGAGAACCCTAATCTTTGTAGAGATTATTAACTAAAAAACTAGATTTTCTTTGAGACTCAATAGGTGAAAGAATATCCATTGAtaaaatctcacatacctgaaaagaaaatactagcttgaatttcttgaactgAGATTTGAATATGAAGAACCCTAACTTCTTTCTTGAGAGGAGTTTGATTGTACTGATTTTAATTTGTGGGTGTTAAGCTTGAATGGGTGAGCTATATGTCGACTAAATTCTCCTTATTTCACTGAGAGCAGGCTGAAATGACATAATATAGAGATTAAAAGAGcggaaaagatcaaaatgaccTTGAAGAAAAATTGACATTGACAGATTTTACAAGGCTATCAACGATCTGTAGTTTCATCTACGAATCGTACATATCTCTTGTGAAAATCAGAGTACATGTTGAGTTTCTGTAAGTTTGATCTACAAAACCCATCTACAGTCTGTAAGTTTGATCTACAAAACCCATCTACGATCTGTAGGTTCAATCTATGAGCCGTAAAGAGTGGTCCATAAGAATCAGGCTAAAATATGAGTGTTAAGACTTTAATTCTCCAGATCATCTATGAGTTGTAAAAGGTTTTATGACTTGTAAACCTTACTCGTAAAATTCaggctattttttttgtttctaaagTTGATCTATGGCTCATGGTTCCATCTATGATCCGTAGATGTTACCcgtaaatttcaaaattttgcaGACTTGAATTTCTAAATTTCCATGGTTTGATCTAGACTTAGAACTTCTAAGATGCTACAAAATGttcattatcaatttttttaatgccAAATAGCTTAATTATCATTAATAACTCATATTGGTCATTCGACCTTATTTATTCCCACCGAAGCACAATTTCTCTTACTTTTTTCTAGAATCCCAACAAAATACATCAATACAAgctaacttatcattccttttcTATCTCACTATATTTTTAGAAAGAGAAGTTGAATTCTTCTGTCAATAAATAAGATTAGAACACAACCTTTTGGGTGAAacatattatttctttcttccATATATATTAGTGGCGTCTccgcttcttcttctcttctttccttCTTCGTCAttgcttttcttcttccttaCTTCCTTCTTCGTCattgcttttctttttccttactttttcttttcattcttcttcCATGTTCACCCATTAAAAAATCTTTGAAGTTCCATTTTAAAATTCAACTTGCCGTAAACATAATCGTTTTCagtaaataatatatcaaaGGACTCAAAACATCAATAAGAGCTCATAAAAAAATTGGGACTATTTAGAGGAGATTTGAGTTGGTTGGTATTGGGAAAAAAATCAACTTGTAAAGTATAAATATTATACAAACAATGTATATGATATACATCTTTGATACATAGTTATACATCACATATATACATgattatacataatatatataatattgatacaTTATATACACATATGAccatttttgtttgaattttttttggcaaactacataaatcccactagtttaggtcctAATTACAAAGATTCTCgatagttttaaatattacttcctctaccatatttcgtgcttaggatacatgagtCTGAATctgcgagatacatgtatctgccaaattttaaaatcgagatacatgttttatttgtttgaattaattagttgtaaCTAATTTCTTAATTAGAATAGTAGGTGGGGAATTTCAGAATATATGGACAATTAATAAcgtaaatataaattaatcaaatccctTATTATAAGATAAAAATCAAGGAGAATatctatgtttaattaattttattttattattctttgaaataataaattcattaatattattaataaaagacaaaaacatgtatatcttggtcATGTAGTTTGATTaatatcattttataaaataacaaactcattaatttgatgtatctattatcaatatatgatgtatctaACAAACTAAATCCTTAGCTACATGGGTATCatacaagtacattcatatgtatcatagaagtatctagtattaatttcatgtatttattATATGTATCAagcattaatttcatgtatctatttatataatctaattttatttcataaatcttttatatgcataatttaatgtatcaagtatcaatttcatatgttatatccaaaaaaaacatgtatctcaaatatatagtaagcatatacatctaattatgtgtatctaaataggAAATGTAACTGAAACGTTTGAATTTGGGAACAAATCACGACTGTGAAGTATCTGTcgtatcattaaaaaaaaagtaaaacaaaataaaaattctttcctttttttagcATCTGGAATTTTTCTCATAGATACATATAATCTACTCAAATACATAACTTTTAATTAGATACAtgtgtatattttttcaaatacatattttgGCCATCGTCTCTCCTCCTCTCCCCTTCTTCTCTATCATCTCTGGCGATGGCATTCGGCCGATCATGGCATTGGCGTTGACGGACTATGGTCATGTATCTAATACATGACAAAACaaattcatgaataaaaatattttgctttttcatgaaaaaagaTATTG is part of the Solanum stenotomum isolate F172 chromosome 8, ASM1918654v1, whole genome shotgun sequence genome and encodes:
- the LOC125873672 gene encoding uncharacterized protein LOC125873672, whose amino-acid sequence is MDSMIVLMKELVDPNVEIPYSYYKANALVSKLGLSSIRIDCCEKGCMLYYKEDVNLEFCKFCSHPRYKTGSTGKKFAIKAMHYLPLISRLKRLYASNSSAPHIRWDRENRRPPGVMCHPSDGETWKYFDRTYPDFAAEPRNVRLGLCADGFTPFSVRAAPYSCWPVFITPYNLPPEVCMTSPYIFLNCVIPGPSNPKSEIDVYLQPLIDELKLLWSDGVETWDISRKQNFNMCATLMWTINDFPAYGMLSGWMTVGKLACPYCMEDTKSFTVKHGRKNSRHNLGVMHIEKNYFDNLFNTVMDVIGKTKDNVKARLNLPEHYRRSELHLQESANNKLPKPKASYSFTMEQKRRICEWVESLKMPDGYASNLGKRVDIERGILHRMKSHDYHVFMEQLLSIAFCGLPENIWKSMAEISLFFKDLCSSTLRVENVVRMAKNIVVISNKLEKILPPGFFDVMEHLPIHLVQEALLGGPVQYRWMYPFERDKSDWWVVIKTKPMGRVQVENELDVANQNEISSVHQVVDAELEMNLEHPDHILEEVNREELDMPTNMEEDEEETFEEDEWIDEEETSEDDACEWIDDEETSEEDE